CTGCAGCACAGGTCCGATGCCTTTGACCAAATTAATGCGGGACATGGTCATTGGCATGCCACCGCGTGTTAAATAATCGGACGAATAGCCGCCTCCGCGGAAATATTCCACAGATGCCGGTCTCCAGGAAGTCGCTTGCAGACATCGATCCGCTTCCTCTTCTGTAATGTTCCAGAACGGCTTCATGACAGGCTTCCCATTCTCTTGCTGTTCGCCAGTTCCATCCAGCGTGGCCGGGCCCGAGTTGATCAGGTGAAGCATGCCGTTCTCGGCCAGACCATCGAGCTTATGACCGGTAACCCGCTCAACGGATTCCGCGCTCCAGTACGTCCGCACATCAGCAAATATTTGAGCTGTATTGGTTAGCAAATACCCCATCAGCATCACAGCTCCGTTCAAGCTGTCATTCTCCGTAGCCACCAGATACGGCGCGCGAATACCGTTCCAGTCGAACGAGGAGTTCAGAATCGCTTCAAGGAAGTCACCGTTCGGGAAGTGATCCGTCCACTGACGCTGTCCTTGAAAGCCGGATACGATGGCGTTATGACCCAGAGCCTCTTCTCCGTAGCCAAGCTCGGCAAGACGCGGGTTGCCAACCATCAGATCACGGGCAATCAGGGTCATTTTGACCACAGTCTCCCAGTCTTGATCCTTCTGCTCCCGGGTCTTCTGAATCGACTCCGGATTGTTGTCTGCGCCTTCCTTGCAGTTCTCTTCCACCCATGCAAGCGCTTTCTCAAATTCCGCAGAATCATAGATGCCTTCTTCCATCCTTCGTACAAATTCAGTCATATCGATATATTCCGTTCTCATGCCGAGATATTCCTGAAAGAAGCTGTCGCTAACCATCGAGCCCGCGATTCCCATGGATACAGAGCCCATTGACAAGTAAGAGGATCCACGCATAATTGCAGTTGCAATTCCCGCTTTAGCAAATCGAAGCAGCTTTTCCTTCACATCCTCCGGAATCGTCGTATCTCCGGCATCCTGCACTTCTCCTCCATATATGCCGAAAGCCGGAAGCCCCTTTTGTGCATAGCCGGCAAGCACTGCAGCCAAGTAAACCGCCCCGGGACGCTCGGTTCCGTTAAATCCCCAGACTGCTTTCGGAATGGAGGGGTCCATATCCATCGTCTCCGTACCATAGCACCAGCAAGGTGTTACGGTAATCGAGACACCAACCCCAGCCCTAGCAAATTTGGTTGCACATGCCGCAGATTCCGCCACGCCACCGATGCATGAATCCGCAATCACGCATTCCACCGGTTGTCCGTTCGGATACCGCAATTGCTCCGTAAGTAAGCGGGCCACAGACTCAGCCATAGCCATCGTTTGATCTTCCAGGGACTCACGCACTCCCTTGCGTCTACCATCAATGGTCGGACGAATACCGATTTTGGGAAATCCTTCTTTCCAGCGAACCTGTTCAACTGTCATATAGAGACCTCCAGACATTTTGTTGGTTTTGAGTTACCGATAACATTAAAATATCAACGAACCCTCTTGCTGTCAATCCCCATCTTCGGTAATATAAGATTCAGAATATGAAAGCAAGGAGCCGCTACCATGGTTACGATTTACGATATTGCGAAGAAGGCTAACGTCTCCGCTATGACCGTTTCTAGAGTTATCAATAACACAGGGAGAATCAGCGAAAAAACCCGCTCCAAGGTGAAAAGGGTTATGGAAGAGCTGAACTATGTTCCCAATCACATGGCCAGAAGCCTCGTGCTTCAGCAAACCAATCTGTTGTTTTTGCTCATCACCGACATTACGAACCCTTTCTATACAACCCTCTCCCGTGGAGCCGAAGATGCCGCGCGTAAATACGGGTATCGCTTATTGTTTGGAAATAGTGATGAAACACTGGAGAAAGAAGCCGATTATATCAACACCATTCTGGCTACTCGAGTAGACGGTGTCTTGATAGCGCCCACCGGAGACTCTTCTCTTCCTAATCTCGAAAGACTTCAAAGCAGCAGCGTTCCCTTTGTCCTGCTCGACCGGGAAGTGCCCGGCATGGAGGCCGACCTTGTCCTTGGCGACAGCAGGGACGGCGCTCGCAGACTCGTGGAGCACTTGTCTGATCTGGGCCACCGCCGCATAGCCATGGTTAACGGGGTATCCACTACCTCCAGCGCCCGGCTTCGCCTCCAAGGATATCTCGACGGCATGAAGCTGAATGACCTCCCGGTTCACGAGGGCTATATGCATGAATCCAGCTTCCGCCCCATCGATGATTATTCACATATAGAAGCCTGGCTGGATCACATGCAGCCCTTTCCGACAGCCATCTTGGCAGGCAACAATGTACTCGCTGTAGAAACGATTCGAATGCTTCATAAGCGTGGACTGCGAGTGCCTGAAGACATTTCCGTTGTGGGATTTGATGATCTTGGCCCTTTTTCGGAAGTAGACCCGTTCTTGACCGTTATTTCCCAGCAGGCTTACCAATTCGGCTATACCGGCACGCAGATGTTGATCGAACGCATTCAAAGCCGTGACCAACCAGACCCATGGAAAAAAATCGTACTTCCCTCAGATCTGTTGGTTCGCAGGTCGGTTAGAGACCTCCGTCATCAATGATTTTTATTGCTGAAAGACATGAGAATATTCAAGGAAACTGCGTACTATTTTATATATAAGCGGATCACTTCTTTTGATATACTTCCTTTGTAAAACAATTCCAATCATGAATTTGGGAAAGGGGAGGTCCATCATGAAAACACCTATTAAAGTAAAAGACGTCAAGGATATCGAGAAAATCAATCAAATTGTATGCAAATACGACTTCGACATTTGGATTCACGGAGTAAGCGGGATGGCTGATGCCAAATCCATTCTAGGGATGTATGTGCTCAAGTTAAACGAGCCGTTAGCGCTCGTCATTCCGGATGATGTGAACTATAAGGCGTTGTTCAAAGAGCTCGGGGAGTATTTGGAGATTGGTTAACATGATTAAGAGCAAGTAAGATCAAGGGAGGCCTATGGCCTCCCTTCGACTGTTGATAAAGGGAATTGGAGGGCTCAGTAGTTTTCGGAGAAGCGTAGCGGGCGCCTTTGACAGTTTTGTTATCACCTTAGAAGTCTTTTATCCTAATCGAATAACAAAATGTCAACAGCGCTCGGAGAAAAGCTACTGAAGCTCGGAATCGACCCTGCTTTATCAACAACTCAGAGGGAGGCCTATGGCCTCCCTGTTCTTTTTACGCTTAGTATCGCATGGAATTCGATTCGTTTATAATAAGATATAGCTAAAACAAGACAATGAATCACCTCTCATCCGATTTATGAGCGACTGTGATTCTTTATATACAGTTCATTTAAGGAGGCTTCGCCATGACTCATTCCGTTACGTTCGGCAAGGAAGACGGACCCTTCTATTTTCAGCACATTCAGCGATCCGGTTCATTTGAGCGGACGAATCATATGCATGATGTTTACGAGCTCTATTATCTCTACCATGGCGAGCGCATGTATTTTATCAAGGATCATGCTTATCTGATTACTCCCGGCGATCTTGTGCTCATCAAACGCAGAGAGCTTCATGCCACGGCAGATTCGGACAAGCTCGGCCATGAGCGGGTTGTTATGAATTTTAGCGAAAGCTTTCTCGGCTCTGCGACGGTAGAAATTCCCTATCTGCTCGATGCATTCGCACAAGGAACGCCTGTGCTCCAATTAGAGCCTGCATTTCGCCCCACCGTTGAAGCCATTTTTCAAAAAATGATGTCTGAAATCAAGGAACCATTACTCGGACAACATTTCCTGCTTCGGCAGTACCTGATTGAACTGCTGCTGCTCACTGCCCGCTACGTACGCATGCACCCTGTGCAGGCACCCGAGCATCTAAGCCCGCTGCATGAGAAAATCTCCAAGATCGTCCAATATATCAATGCACACTATATGGAAAATATCCGGTTGGAAGATGTAGCGGAGCGGTTCCATATGAACCCGACTTATGTAAGCAGAATGTTCAAAAGAGTTACCGGCTTCGCTTTCGTGGAGTACATCCATCTCGTACGAATTCAAGAAGCTCAGCGCTTGCTGGCGACAACAACCATTAAGGTCATTGACATCGCCGACCAAGTAGGCTTCGGATCTCTGGTCCAGTTTGGCCGGGTGTTCCGAGAAATTTGCAAAACGACCCCTCTCCGCTATCGCCGAGCTTCTCGGATGTAAGGAAGAACCCCCTTCACTATCGCACCTTGGCCACCAACGTGACCAATCCCACCTAAAGTTCCATCTCAGGTATAAAGGGCTGCGATAGTGAGCACAGCAATTGAACGTAAGCGTCAAATAACTTGGTGAATAGAAAAACTTGTATTAATGAATATTTCACTGTCTCAGAGCCATTTTATGAGTCATGGCTACCGTGTTAATAAAATAGAGCCATCCCGTTATTGCATAGGGCTAGTTTGGGTTTTAACTTATGATTCTCGCAGTACCTAGAGCTAAATGATGCCATAGGACTTCTTCCACAATGTCACCTTTATTCTCTTCACACTCTACAATAATAATAATTTCTGAATTTTTAACGCTCAAAAGGCGTTGTTGTTTCTTTATGACTCTGTAATAAAACAAATCAATTAAAAACCCTAATATAAAGCCTGCACCAGTGCCAATAAGTCCCCAATAAATCGGACCCCACGCAAGTTTAAACCCAACACTTGCTCCTATAACTGCAAATGCAGTACCTAACATCGCTCCTGTGCTAATAAGCGAAATCCCATCTGCGTTGTGAATACTATCAAACATTCTACGTTGGGTTTTTCGATTGGTTAAAGGGACTGCGAAGATATTCTCTTTATTGATGCCGTTTTTCTCTAAAGAACTAATAGCCAACTCTAAATTTG
This genomic window from Paenibacillus hexagrammi contains:
- a CDS encoding LacI family DNA-binding transcriptional regulator, with the translated sequence MVTIYDIAKKANVSAMTVSRVINNTGRISEKTRSKVKRVMEELNYVPNHMARSLVLQQTNLLFLLITDITNPFYTTLSRGAEDAARKYGYRLLFGNSDETLEKEADYINTILATRVDGVLIAPTGDSSLPNLERLQSSSVPFVLLDREVPGMEADLVLGDSRDGARRLVEHLSDLGHRRIAMVNGVSTTSSARLRLQGYLDGMKLNDLPVHEGYMHESSFRPIDDYSHIEAWLDHMQPFPTAILAGNNVLAVETIRMLHKRGLRVPEDISVVGFDDLGPFSEVDPFLTVISQQAYQFGYTGTQMLIERIQSRDQPDPWKKIVLPSDLLVRRSVRDLRHQ
- a CDS encoding HPr family phosphocarrier protein, producing MKTPIKVKDVKDIEKINQIVCKYDFDIWIHGVSGMADAKSILGMYVLKLNEPLALVIPDDVNYKALFKELGEYLEIG
- a CDS encoding L-fucose isomerase, which codes for MTVEQVRWKEGFPKIGIRPTIDGRRKGVRESLEDQTMAMAESVARLLTEQLRYPNGQPVECVIADSCIGGVAESAACATKFARAGVGVSITVTPCWCYGTETMDMDPSIPKAVWGFNGTERPGAVYLAAVLAGYAQKGLPAFGIYGGEVQDAGDTTIPEDVKEKLLRFAKAGIATAIMRGSSYLSMGSVSMGIAGSMVSDSFFQEYLGMRTEYIDMTEFVRRMEEGIYDSAEFEKALAWVEENCKEGADNNPESIQKTREQKDQDWETVVKMTLIARDLMVGNPRLAELGYGEEALGHNAIVSGFQGQRQWTDHFPNGDFLEAILNSSFDWNGIRAPYLVATENDSLNGAVMLMGYLLTNTAQIFADVRTYWSAESVERVTGHKLDGLAENGMLHLINSGPATLDGTGEQQENGKPVMKPFWNITEEEADRCLQATSWRPASVEYFRGGGYSSDYLTRGGMPMTMSRINLVKGIGPVLQIAEGYSVELPEHVHDVLDKRTDPTWPTTWFAPVLNGEGAFRSVYDVMDNWGANHGSISYGHIGADLITLASILRIPVNMHNVPDEKLFRPRAWGLFGTKDAEAADYRACQNFGPIYK
- a CDS encoding AraC family transcriptional regulator, translated to MTHSVTFGKEDGPFYFQHIQRSGSFERTNHMHDVYELYYLYHGERMYFIKDHAYLITPGDLVLIKRRELHATADSDKLGHERVVMNFSESFLGSATVEIPYLLDAFAQGTPVLQLEPAFRPTVEAIFQKMMSEIKEPLLGQHFLLRQYLIELLLLTARYVRMHPVQAPEHLSPLHEKISKIVQYINAHYMENIRLEDVAERFHMNPTYVSRMFKRVTGFAFVEYIHLVRIQEAQRLLATTTIKVIDIADQVGFGSLVQFGRVFREICKTTPLRYRRASRM